From the Nonlabens marinus S1-08 genome, one window contains:
- a CDS encoding tetratricopeptide repeat protein, producing MKKILIVAALAVTTIGFAQKRELRKVEKAIEDKNYSEATSEFEKINESEVESKYLADYKFYKAVTILGNPTRIAADGMQLRQVIDLLEEAESLGYSDEDQILYYEQTTADAIFSDAQKKLKSGDQKAALDNVIYLLELNPDNQKMRENAANLAYRIGEFSSAKANYEQLVKEGYTGEEETVVATGVKDGVVSTFPNKKAAEYAVMSGDFKDVRIEKSDSQLGSLITNLAWIYKNDGEVDKARKLAMDAMKNNPNDASLSTASADIYLLLGMKDEYEKAIKELNTEIKDPRVFENLGIAAGEKENWDQAIDYYNKSIELKADNFVTQNNIAVAYINKGNLDETSAEDQIKLYTMATKHLEKVVEIKPEQASAKQTLLGLYKFLEMNDKAAALETKM from the coding sequence ATGAAAAAAATACTAATTGTTGCAGCTCTAGCCGTTACGACCATTGGGTTTGCTCAGAAAAGAGAGCTAAGAAAGGTTGAGAAGGCCATTGAGGATAAAAATTATAGCGAGGCAACTTCAGAATTTGAAAAAATCAATGAATCTGAAGTTGAGTCTAAATATTTAGCTGATTACAAATTTTATAAAGCGGTTACTATTTTAGGAAACCCTACAAGAATTGCAGCAGATGGTATGCAATTAAGACAGGTCATCGATTTGCTTGAAGAAGCGGAATCCTTAGGTTATAGTGATGAGGATCAGATTCTTTATTACGAGCAAACTACAGCAGATGCTATTTTTTCAGATGCTCAAAAAAAGCTAAAGTCTGGAGATCAAAAGGCAGCATTGGATAATGTAATTTATCTGCTAGAGCTTAATCCAGACAATCAGAAAATGAGAGAAAATGCCGCGAATTTAGCTTATAGGATTGGTGAGTTTTCCTCTGCAAAGGCTAATTACGAGCAGTTGGTAAAAGAAGGTTATACTGGTGAAGAGGAAACTGTAGTTGCTACAGGCGTTAAGGATGGAGTGGTTTCAACATTCCCCAATAAAAAAGCGGCTGAATATGCAGTGATGTCAGGTGATTTTAAAGATGTACGAATCGAGAAATCAGATTCTCAACTAGGGTCTTTGATCACGAATCTTGCGTGGATTTATAAGAATGATGGTGAAGTGGACAAAGCAAGAAAATTGGCTATGGATGCTATGAAAAACAATCCAAATGATGCTAGTCTTTCAACCGCTTCCGCAGACATTTATCTTTTATTAGGTATGAAAGACGAGTATGAGAAGGCGATCAAAGAATTAAACACTGAAATTAAAGATCCTAGAGTATTTGAGAATCTAGGTATTGCAGCTGGTGAGAAGGAAAATTGGGATCAGGCGATTGATTATTACAATAAGAGCATTGAGTTGAAAGCAGACAACTTTGTAACTCAAAACAACATAGCAGTTGCCTATATCAATAAAGGAAATTTGGATGAAACTAGTGCTGAAGATCAAATTAAACTTTACACTATGGCAACAAAGCATCTTGAAAAAGTGGTTGAAATCAAACCAGAGCAAGCCAGTGCAAAACAGACATTACTAGGCCTTTACAAATTTCTAGAAATGAATGATAAGGCTGCGGCATTGGAAACAAAGATGTAA
- the gyrA gene encoding DNA gyrase subunit A, producing the protein MADGEKLIPINIEDEMKSAYIDYSMSVIVSRALPDVRDGLKPVHRRVLFGMYELGVLSNRGYKKSARIVGEVLGKYHPHGDTSVYDTMVRMAQEWSLRYMLVDGQGNFGSVDGDPPAAMRYTEARMRKISEELLADIDKETVDTQLNFDDTLSEPTVLPTKIPNLLVNGASGIAVGMATNMPPHNLTEVVDGIVAYMDNPDIEIDELIQHIKAPDFPTGGIIYGYDGVKEAMHTGRGRVKIRGRVRIEEVKGRECIIVDELPYQVNKADMIKKTADLINDKKLEGISSIRDESDRNGMRIVYILKRDAIPNIVVNTLYKHTALQSSFSVNNIALVKGRPQMLNVKDMIHYFVEHRLDVIVRRTTYDLRKAEERAHILEGLIIASDNIDEVIKIIRASQNGEEARENLIQRFELSEIQARAIVEMRLRQLTGLEQDKLRTEYDELLLTIADLKEILEKVERRMEIIKEELAMVRDKYGDERRSKIEYAGGDLSMEDMIPDEQVVITISHAGYIKRTSLNEYKTQNRGGVGQKASTTRDEDFLEDIFVGTNHQYMLFFTEKGKCFWMRVFEIPEGSRTSKGRAIQNLINIEQDDNVKAVICTQDIKDEEYINSHYVIMCTKKGIVKKTSLEQYSRPRSNGINAITVRDGDMLLEAKLTTGDSHVLLGLKSGKAIRFDESKTRPMGRNASGVRGIRLADDNDEVIGMVAVNEMDSEILVVSEKGYGKRSSLEDYRETNRGGKGVKTISVTDKTGGLVALKNVQDDDGLMIINKSGVAIRIDVSDLRVMGRATQGVRLINLKGNDSIAAVAKVAKEEDEEEGAEISEAEATAESAPEDGTTLAEDDSEE; encoded by the coding sequence ATGGCAGATGGAGAAAAGTTAATCCCAATCAACATTGAGGATGAGATGAAGTCAGCTTACATCGATTATTCGATGTCAGTCATAGTGTCACGGGCACTGCCAGATGTACGAGATGGTTTGAAGCCAGTACACAGGCGCGTGCTTTTTGGGATGTATGAACTGGGGGTTCTTTCCAACCGTGGATATAAAAAGAGTGCCAGGATCGTAGGAGAGGTATTAGGTAAGTATCACCCACATGGGGATACTTCAGTTTACGACACTATGGTTCGTATGGCTCAAGAATGGTCATTAAGATACATGCTTGTTGATGGTCAAGGTAACTTTGGATCTGTTGACGGCGACCCGCCAGCAGCAATGCGTTATACAGAGGCTCGTATGCGCAAAATTTCTGAAGAACTTCTTGCAGATATAGATAAAGAGACGGTAGATACACAGCTCAATTTTGACGACACCTTGTCAGAGCCTACGGTACTTCCTACTAAGATACCTAACCTTTTAGTAAATGGGGCGAGTGGTATTGCTGTAGGTATGGCGACAAATATGCCTCCACACAACTTAACTGAGGTTGTGGATGGAATCGTTGCTTACATGGATAATCCAGACATAGAGATCGACGAGCTTATACAACACATCAAAGCGCCAGATTTCCCAACAGGAGGAATTATTTATGGTTATGACGGTGTAAAGGAAGCCATGCATACCGGTCGTGGACGTGTGAAAATACGTGGTCGTGTAAGAATTGAAGAGGTGAAAGGTCGTGAGTGTATCATTGTGGACGAATTGCCATATCAGGTCAATAAAGCCGATATGATCAAGAAAACGGCAGACCTTATTAATGATAAGAAGCTAGAAGGTATTTCTTCCATCCGTGATGAATCGGATAGAAACGGGATGCGTATTGTCTACATATTGAAGCGTGATGCGATTCCTAACATCGTTGTAAATACATTGTATAAGCACACGGCATTACAATCCTCATTTAGCGTGAATAACATCGCGCTTGTGAAAGGAAGGCCACAAATGCTAAACGTCAAGGATATGATCCACTATTTTGTGGAACACCGTCTAGATGTAATTGTACGCAGAACTACCTATGATTTACGCAAGGCTGAAGAGCGAGCGCATATTTTAGAAGGATTGATCATTGCCAGCGATAATATTGATGAGGTCATCAAAATTATTCGTGCCAGTCAAAATGGAGAGGAAGCTCGTGAGAATTTGATCCAACGATTCGAATTGTCTGAAATACAGGCTCGTGCCATTGTAGAAATGCGTCTACGTCAATTGACAGGATTAGAGCAAGACAAGCTACGTACTGAGTATGATGAATTGTTGCTCACTATCGCAGACTTAAAGGAAATTCTGGAGAAAGTAGAGCGCAGAATGGAGATTATCAAAGAGGAATTGGCAATGGTGCGTGACAAGTATGGTGATGAGCGTCGTTCAAAAATTGAGTATGCAGGTGGCGACTTGAGCATGGAAGATATGATTCCTGATGAGCAAGTAGTCATTACCATATCACATGCAGGTTATATTAAAAGGACAAGCCTTAACGAATACAAAACTCAGAATAGAGGTGGAGTAGGGCAAAAAGCCAGCACCACTAGGGATGAAGATTTCTTAGAAGATATTTTCGTTGGGACAAACCACCAGTACATGTTGTTCTTTACAGAGAAAGGAAAATGTTTCTGGATGAGAGTCTTTGAAATCCCAGAAGGCAGCCGTACTTCAAAAGGAAGAGCTATTCAAAACTTGATCAATATCGAGCAAGATGACAATGTCAAAGCAGTCATTTGTACTCAAGATATTAAGGATGAAGAGTACATCAATAGCCATTACGTCATCATGTGTACTAAGAAAGGAATCGTTAAGAAAACATCCTTAGAACAATATTCTAGACCGCGATCTAATGGTATTAATGCGATTACCGTTCGTGATGGGGATATGTTGTTAGAAGCAAAATTAACGACAGGTGACAGTCACGTGCTACTAGGTCTTAAAAGTGGTAAAGCCATCCGATTTGACGAGTCTAAAACCCGCCCTATGGGTAGAAATGCCAGTGGGGTTAGAGGAATACGTCTAGCAGACGATAATGACGAGGTGATCGGAATGGTTGCAGTAAATGAAATGGATTCTGAGATTCTTGTGGTTTCTGAGAAAGGATATGGAAAACGTTCCAGCCTTGAAGATTATCGTGAGACCAACCGTGGAGGTAAAGGTGTTAAGACCATATCTGTTACTGATAAAACTGGCGGCCTTGTAGCGCTTAAAAACGTCCAAGATGATGACGGTTTAATGATCATCAACAAATCAGGAGTTGCAATTCGTATCGATGTTTCCGATCTTAGAGTTATGGGACGCGCAACTCAAGGTGTTCGATTAATCAATCTTAAAGGTAACGATAGCATTGCCGCTGTCGCGAAAGTTGCTAAAGAAGAAGATGAGGAGGAAGGAGCAGAAATTTCTGAAGCTGAAGCTACTGCAGAATCAGCACCTGAAGATGGCACAACCCTTGCAGAAGACGATAGTGAAGAATAA
- a CDS encoding C40 family peptidase produces MKYGICPISIVPLRLEARDQSEMISQVLYGEVFKIIEYRKKWSKIRLHNDQYEGWLDNKQLLEISSEEYHELADGLDIAFAKEPLSIVTHKDSTLSTLVLGSQVSSASFLGDKFQSDTVREQAQASNKEQIIDHALLMLNAPYLWGGRSCLGIDCSGFTQLMYRLNGYRLSRDASQQATHGQVLSFIEESDPGDLAFFDNTEGAITHVGIIMKDNHIIHAHGKVRIDRLDQSGIFNLDSGSHTHKLRMIKKIL; encoded by the coding sequence ATGAAATACGGGATCTGCCCCATTTCTATTGTTCCATTACGATTGGAAGCAAGAGATCAAAGCGAAATGATCTCTCAGGTGTTGTATGGTGAAGTTTTTAAAATCATAGAGTATCGTAAAAAATGGTCCAAAATCAGGCTGCATAATGATCAATACGAAGGTTGGTTAGACAATAAGCAACTACTAGAAATTTCTAGCGAGGAATATCATGAATTAGCTGATGGCCTTGATATCGCTTTCGCGAAAGAACCACTGAGCATCGTAACTCACAAAGACAGCACATTGAGTACTCTAGTTTTAGGATCTCAAGTGTCCTCAGCTAGTTTTTTGGGAGATAAATTCCAAAGTGACACAGTTCGGGAGCAGGCCCAGGCTAGTAACAAAGAACAAATAATTGACCATGCACTTTTAATGTTGAACGCTCCTTATCTATGGGGTGGCAGGAGCTGTTTAGGTATAGATTGTAGTGGGTTTACCCAGCTTATGTACCGATTGAATGGATATCGTCTTTCAAGAGACGCTAGCCAACAAGCCACACATGGTCAGGTATTGAGTTTTATAGAAGAATCAGACCCTGGAGATCTCGCCTTTTTTGATAATACTGAAGGAGCTATCACTCACGTAGGGATCATCATGAAGGATAACCATATCATACATGCCCACGGAAAAGTACGAATTGATAGGCTTGATCAAAGCGGTATCTTCAATTTAGATTCTGGTAGTCATACTCATAAATTGAGAATGATTAAAAAAATATTGTAA
- the pdxH gene encoding pyridoxamine 5'-phosphate oxidase produces MQKDLHDSRKSYEKDALLESNLSQDPFKTFEQWFRDAENSPGVEEANAMIVSTISKDGFPKSRVVLLKEIEEGSFLFYTNYTSEKAEAIDSHPKIGVHFFWPALERQIMMKCHVERVGREKSLAYFNSRPRGSQLGAWASDQSETIISREALEAQLAAVEKRFENQEVPIPEFWGGYKCTPVCFEFWQGRPNRLHDRILYTQEEDAWSFKRLQP; encoded by the coding sequence ATGCAAAAAGACCTCCACGATTCCCGAAAATCCTATGAAAAGGATGCATTACTAGAATCGAATCTGAGCCAGGATCCATTCAAGACGTTTGAACAGTGGTTTCGAGATGCTGAAAATAGTCCAGGTGTCGAAGAGGCCAACGCAATGATCGTAAGTACTATAAGTAAAGATGGTTTTCCTAAGTCCCGAGTGGTTCTCTTAAAAGAAATTGAAGAAGGGAGTTTTCTGTTTTATACCAACTATACTTCTGAAAAAGCGGAAGCTATAGATTCTCACCCTAAAATAGGCGTTCACTTTTTTTGGCCAGCATTGGAAAGGCAAATAATGATGAAGTGCCATGTGGAGAGAGTGGGCCGGGAAAAATCTCTTGCTTACTTCAACAGCAGACCTCGTGGCAGCCAGTTGGGAGCCTGGGCGAGTGATCAAAGTGAAACTATTATTTCTAGGGAGGCTCTCGAGGCACAATTAGCTGCAGTAGAGAAGCGTTTTGAAAATCAAGAAGTTCCTATTCCTGAATTTTGGGGTGGATATAAATGCACCCCTGTATGTTTTGAATTTTGGCAAGGGCGTCCCAATCGACTTCACGATCGAATTTTGTATACTCAGGAAGAGGATGCCTGGAGTTTTAAAAGATTACAACCTTAA
- a CDS encoding ATP-dependent Clp protease ATP-binding subunit, protein MDDNFSPRVKDVIAYSKEEALRLGHDFIGTEHLMLGLLRDGDGKAIEILNNLSVDLDHLRRKVEILSPPNPGTGAAINEKKNLHLTRQAERALKTTFLEAKLFQSTSINTAHLLLCILRNENDPTTKLLNKLRVDYDSVKEEFKLMLSQDDGSFEDPLAESFSDDADDMKDDDGKENLFSQSGDKKVNKKSKTPVLDNFGRDLTRMAEEDKLDPVVGRTEEIQRVSQILSRRKKNNPLLIGEPGVGKSAIAEGLALRIVQRKVSRILYDKRVITLDLASLVAGTKYRGQFEERMKAVMNELEKNEDIILFIDEIHTIVGAGGAAGSLDASNMFKPALARGEIQCVGATTLDEYRNSIEKDGALERRFQKVMVEPTTVEETIEILNNIKDKYEDHHNVAYTQGAIEACVKLTSRYMTDRFLPDKAIDALDEAGSRIHIANIEVPQQILDLEKQLEDVKQEKNNVVKKQKYEQAAKLRDDEKKLEKALTEAQEEWHEASKLQRDTVTEENVAEVVSMMTGIPVNRIATKEMKKLKDLDHSITDLVIGQDKAVKQVVKAIQRNRAGLKDPNKPIGSFIFLGQTGVGKTQLAKVLAKELFDSENSLIRVDMSEYMEKFAISRLIGAPPGYVGYEEGGQLTEKVRRKPYSVILLDEIEKAHPDVFNMLLQVLDDGYLTDSLGRKIDFRNSIIIMTSNIGARKLKDFGSGVGFGTAARKEAEMDNARSVIEGALKKTFAPEFLNRIDDVIVFNALEREDIHKIIDIELAKLYARIDDLGYKLNLSDTAKDYIADKGFDKQYGARPLKRAIQKYIEDALAEEIVNSQLEEGDSIFMDLDKDSNELTIKIEKATESTE, encoded by the coding sequence ATGGACGATAATTTTTCACCAAGAGTTAAGGACGTGATCGCCTACAGTAAGGAAGAAGCACTGAGGTTGGGTCATGATTTTATAGGAACTGAACATTTAATGCTGGGATTACTGCGCGATGGCGATGGCAAGGCGATAGAGATTTTAAACAATTTATCTGTTGATCTAGATCATTTAAGACGTAAAGTAGAAATCCTAAGCCCTCCCAACCCTGGGACTGGCGCAGCTATTAATGAAAAAAAGAATTTGCACTTAACCCGTCAGGCAGAGCGTGCACTTAAAACAACTTTTTTAGAAGCCAAACTTTTTCAAAGCACTTCCATCAATACCGCTCACTTATTGCTATGCATATTGCGTAACGAGAATGACCCTACAACTAAGTTGTTGAATAAGCTGCGGGTAGATTATGATAGTGTTAAGGAGGAATTCAAGTTGATGTTATCGCAAGATGATGGCTCATTTGAGGACCCATTAGCAGAGTCATTCAGCGATGATGCAGATGATATGAAAGACGATGATGGAAAAGAAAATCTTTTCTCTCAGTCTGGCGACAAGAAAGTGAACAAAAAATCTAAGACACCCGTTTTAGATAATTTTGGTCGGGACCTAACTCGCATGGCCGAAGAAGATAAACTGGATCCTGTTGTAGGTAGAACTGAAGAAATACAGCGTGTTTCTCAAATCTTAAGCCGTCGTAAAAAGAATAACCCTTTATTAATAGGAGAACCTGGAGTTGGTAAAAGCGCCATTGCTGAAGGTTTAGCATTGCGCATTGTCCAGCGTAAAGTTTCTAGAATTCTATACGACAAGCGAGTGATTACACTTGATCTTGCTAGTCTTGTAGCCGGTACTAAGTATCGTGGCCAGTTTGAAGAGCGTATGAAAGCCGTGATGAATGAGCTGGAGAAAAATGAAGATATCATTCTGTTCATTGATGAGATTCATACTATAGTAGGCGCAGGTGGTGCCGCTGGATCTTTAGATGCCAGCAATATGTTCAAACCGGCATTAGCACGCGGAGAAATTCAATGTGTTGGGGCTACTACGCTAGATGAGTATCGCAACAGTATTGAAAAAGATGGTGCATTAGAGCGACGTTTCCAGAAGGTAATGGTAGAACCTACCACTGTTGAGGAAACCATTGAAATACTAAACAATATTAAGGACAAGTACGAAGACCACCATAATGTGGCTTATACTCAAGGAGCTATTGAAGCTTGTGTAAAATTGACAAGTCGTTATATGACGGATCGCTTTTTACCAGATAAAGCCATCGATGCGCTAGATGAAGCAGGTTCTCGAATTCATATTGCAAACATTGAAGTTCCACAACAAATTCTAGATTTAGAAAAACAGTTGGAAGATGTGAAGCAAGAGAAAAATAACGTGGTCAAAAAGCAGAAGTATGAGCAAGCTGCAAAATTACGGGACGACGAGAAAAAACTTGAAAAAGCATTAACTGAAGCTCAAGAAGAGTGGCATGAAGCCTCAAAATTGCAGCGCGATACAGTTACTGAAGAAAATGTAGCTGAAGTTGTAAGTATGATGACAGGAATTCCTGTGAATCGTATTGCTACCAAAGAGATGAAAAAGCTTAAAGATTTAGATCACAGCATTACTGACTTAGTGATAGGTCAAGATAAAGCGGTGAAACAAGTGGTTAAAGCTATACAGCGTAATCGCGCAGGATTGAAAGATCCTAATAAGCCTATCGGTTCTTTCATCTTTTTAGGACAAACTGGAGTTGGTAAAACCCAACTTGCAAAAGTCCTTGCTAAAGAATTATTTGATTCTGAAAACTCATTGATACGAGTGGACATGAGTGAATATATGGAGAAATTTGCCATATCAAGATTGATAGGCGCACCTCCAGGATATGTAGGGTATGAAGAAGGAGGGCAGTTAACTGAAAAAGTACGCCGCAAGCCTTATTCTGTGATCTTGCTGGATGAGATTGAGAAAGCTCACCCAGATGTATTCAATATGTTATTGCAAGTACTGGATGATGGGTATTTGACAGATAGTTTAGGTCGTAAAATTGATTTTAGAAATTCAATCATCATCATGACTTCTAACATAGGAGCCCGTAAGCTGAAAGACTTTGGCTCTGGAGTAGGATTTGGTACGGCAGCTCGTAAAGAGGCAGAAATGGATAATGCTCGTAGCGTTATTGAAGGTGCTTTGAAAAAGACTTTCGCTCCTGAATTCTTAAATAGAATTGATGATGTGATTGTATTTAATGCGCTAGAACGCGAGGACATTCATAAAATCATTGATATTGAACTAGCGAAATTATATGCTCGTATCGACGATCTGGGTTATAAATTAAATCTGAGCGATACCGCAAAAGATTACATCGCGGACAAAGGATTTGATAAACAATATGGAGCACGACCTTTAAAAAGAGCAATTCAAAAATATATTGAAGATGCATTAGCTGAAGAAATCGTCAATAGTCAACTAGAAGAAGGAGATTCAATCTTCATGGATCTGGACAAGGATTCTAATGAGTTGACTATTAAAATTGAAAAAGCTACAGAATCTACAGAGTAG
- a CDS encoding HD family phosphohydrolase: protein MNTSKNRLYRHQDLIVKIFLIAACTAVIVYFFPKSDRFKYDYAQGEPWEYETLYAPFSFAILKDKEVLEEEKQQAIEQTPRHFYSKPVNTNELLDRFDESVKSAISDSLYKATSRRYQRVTRSFLQDLYKVGYLEDLQDLKDIHPIVLKRDNELTQLTYGDLILPGELQKNLSAVYASFSNDLQGILTRRLLVLVQPNVFYDKELTDLNIQSEVEKILPTRGLIAQNARIIAQGEIVEGDKLQILNTLNNTYESQTWSDSQYNWKLLGYLVLIGMALTMLMLFIHKYRYEVYNSNKKLLFIYFNLCLFVVLTASVVKIDADFVYIVPVCMLPLIIKAFFDARLGLFSHVIIIFILSFVVPSSGEYLFLQMMAGIVTILSGKEIYKRANLFITVGQIVTVYFISYFAFYAVYQGGVIGWEWSRIIYFVLCGLAMLFVWPLIYVFEKIFNLVSDVSLLELSDTNSKLLKELSNKAPGTFHHSLNVANIAETAANEIGANSMLVRVGALYHDVGKMANPTYFTENQGNGINPHDDLDPEESAQIIIDHIINGVEIAKKSNLPDRIIDFIRTHHGDSLVYYFYKKAKEENPDVDESLFRYPGPRPYSLETAILMIADSVEAASKSLKAPSSVAIDKLVESIINSQMAAGQFLNADITFKQIESIKTVIKKKLASMYHLRIEYPE, encoded by the coding sequence ATGAATACATCAAAGAATCGATTGTACAGGCATCAAGATTTGATCGTCAAAATATTCTTAATCGCAGCTTGTACTGCAGTTATTGTCTATTTTTTCCCTAAAAGTGATCGATTTAAGTATGATTACGCTCAAGGGGAGCCCTGGGAGTATGAAACCTTATACGCACCTTTTTCATTTGCCATTCTCAAAGACAAAGAGGTTTTAGAAGAGGAAAAGCAGCAGGCGATTGAACAGACGCCCAGGCATTTTTACAGTAAACCTGTAAATACAAATGAACTTCTAGATCGATTTGATGAAAGTGTCAAGTCAGCCATCAGTGATAGTTTGTATAAAGCAACCTCCAGACGGTATCAAAGAGTTACTCGCAGTTTCTTGCAAGACCTTTATAAAGTAGGCTATCTAGAGGATCTACAGGACCTAAAAGACATCCACCCTATTGTGCTAAAAAGAGATAACGAGTTGACCCAGTTGACTTATGGTGATCTGATATTGCCTGGCGAATTGCAGAAAAATTTGAGTGCGGTTTACGCTAGCTTTTCAAACGATCTTCAAGGCATACTTACTAGACGGCTTTTAGTGCTAGTACAGCCTAATGTTTTTTATGATAAAGAGCTTACGGATCTCAATATTCAAAGCGAGGTAGAAAAGATCCTTCCCACCAGAGGTCTTATCGCTCAGAATGCTAGGATTATCGCTCAAGGCGAAATTGTAGAGGGTGACAAACTCCAGATACTTAATACGCTTAATAACACCTATGAGTCTCAGACTTGGTCTGACTCTCAGTACAATTGGAAATTACTAGGGTATTTAGTACTTATAGGTATGGCGTTGACTATGCTCATGCTATTCATTCATAAATACAGGTATGAGGTCTATAATAGCAACAAGAAGTTACTCTTTATATACTTTAACCTTTGCTTATTTGTTGTCTTGACCGCCTCTGTGGTTAAAATAGATGCAGACTTTGTTTATATCGTACCCGTGTGCATGTTGCCTTTAATTATCAAGGCATTTTTTGACGCACGATTGGGACTTTTCAGTCACGTTATCATCATTTTCATTTTGAGTTTTGTGGTACCATCAAGTGGTGAATACTTATTCTTACAGATGATGGCAGGAATTGTTACGATCCTATCAGGTAAAGAAATTTATAAACGTGCGAATCTATTTATTACAGTAGGTCAGATAGTTACCGTCTATTTTATCTCCTACTTTGCCTTTTATGCGGTTTACCAAGGTGGAGTTATAGGCTGGGAATGGAGTCGCATCATCTATTTTGTGCTCTGTGGTTTGGCCATGTTATTTGTGTGGCCGTTGATTTATGTGTTTGAAAAAATATTCAACCTGGTTAGTGATGTCTCCTTGCTAGAATTATCAGATACCAACTCTAAACTACTCAAAGAACTTTCCAACAAAGCACCTGGAACCTTTCATCACTCTCTTAATGTAGCCAATATTGCAGAAACTGCTGCTAATGAAATAGGGGCAAACTCCATGCTTGTACGAGTTGGAGCCTTGTATCATGATGTAGGGAAAATGGCAAATCCTACATACTTTACAGAAAACCAAGGAAATGGAATCAACCCTCATGACGACCTTGATCCAGAAGAAAGTGCTCAAATCATTATCGATCATATCATAAATGGGGTTGAAATTGCTAAAAAATCCAATCTCCCAGATCGCATCATCGATTTTATAAGAACCCATCATGGCGATAGTCTAGTGTACTATTTCTATAAAAAAGCCAAAGAAGAAAATCCTGACGTAGACGAATCCTTATTTAGATATCCAGGACCTAGACCTTACAGTCTGGAGACCGCCATCCTTATGATAGCTGATAGCGTAGAAGCTGCCTCTAAAAGTTTAAAAGCACCTAGCAGTGTTGCCATAGATAAATTAGTAGAAAGTATTATCAATTCTCAAATGGCAGCAGGACAATTTCTCAATGCTGATATTACTTTTAAACAAATTGAATCCATTAAAACTGTGATAAAAAAGAAGTTAGCCAGCATGTACCATTTGCGAATAGAATATCCAGAGTAA
- a CDS encoding acetyl-CoA C-acyltransferase produces MKKVVIVSYARTPIGSFMGALSTVPATELGSIAIKGALEKIQLDPKEVQEVYMGHVVQSNCGQAPARQAAIGAGLNIETPATTINKVCASGMKSIAMAAQAIALGDQDVVVAGGMENMSMIPHYVHMRTPQKFGPSTMVDGMQKDGLVDAYDKNAMGTCADLCAQENGFSREDQDAYAIQSYKRSAAAWESGKFKDEIVPVAVKQRRGDDIIVDRDEEYTNVKLDKIPTLRAAFSKDGTVTAANASTINDGAAALILMSEEKAKELGVTPLATILSYADAAGEPVRFTTAPSKAVPKALEKAGLSYNDVDYFELNEAFAVVGLANMKIMGLTDKNVNVYGGAVSLGHPLGCSGARIVATLLSTLKNEGGKIGAAGICNGGGGATALVIEAYK; encoded by the coding sequence ATGAAAAAGGTTGTTATTGTATCCTATGCGAGAACCCCAATAGGAAGTTTTATGGGTGCTTTGAGCACCGTACCAGCTACAGAGTTGGGTTCCATTGCAATTAAAGGTGCCTTAGAAAAGATTCAATTAGACCCTAAAGAAGTTCAAGAAGTTTACATGGGTCATGTAGTTCAATCCAACTGTGGTCAAGCTCCAGCAAGACAAGCCGCAATAGGCGCTGGTCTCAATATTGAAACTCCAGCTACCACCATCAATAAAGTTTGTGCTAGCGGGATGAAGAGTATAGCTATGGCAGCACAAGCGATCGCTTTAGGCGATCAAGATGTTGTAGTCGCAGGTGGAATGGAAAATATGAGCATGATACCACATTATGTGCACATGAGAACTCCACAAAAATTTGGTCCTTCCACAATGGTGGATGGAATGCAAAAAGATGGTCTCGTTGATGCCTATGACAAAAATGCCATGGGAACATGTGCAGATTTATGTGCCCAAGAAAATGGATTTTCTCGAGAAGACCAAGATGCCTATGCCATACAGTCTTATAAGAGGTCTGCTGCTGCGTGGGAGTCAGGAAAGTTCAAAGACGAAATAGTTCCTGTAGCCGTAAAACAAAGACGTGGTGACGACATCATAGTCGATCGCGACGAGGAATATACCAATGTCAAACTGGATAAGATTCCTACATTAAGAGCTGCCTTTAGTAAGGACGGTACAGTAACCGCAGCAAACGCGAGTACAATTAATGATGGTGCGGCTGCTTTAATTCTTATGAGTGAGGAAAAAGCCAAGGAATTAGGAGTTACACCACTAGCAACAATACTAAGTTATGCCGATGCAGCAGGGGAACCGGTAAGATTTACTACAGCACCATCTAAAGCAGTCCCTAAAGCTCTTGAAAAGGCAGGACTCTCCTATAATGATGTCGATTATTTTGAATTAAATGAAGCTTTTGCTGTGGTTGGTTTGGCTAATATGAAAATCATGGGCTTGACAGATAAAAATGTGAATGTCTATGGTGGTGCAGTTTCATTAGGACATCCATTAGGTTGCAGTGGAGCACGTATTGTGGCAACTCTTCTAAGCACGCTCAAAAATGAAGGTGGTAAAATAGGTGCTGCAGGTATTTGTAATGGTGGCGGTGGAGCTACGGCTCTAGTAATCGAGGCATATAAATAA